The following coding sequences lie in one Calypte anna isolate BGI_N300 chromosome 7, bCalAnn1_v1.p, whole genome shotgun sequence genomic window:
- the C7H2orf76 gene encoding UPF0538 protein C2orf76 homolog isoform X3: MLGQLNNYLQIKKVKTSPVNTTLPFPIKGLVGYSELIPMSGESSTITVRLVRSFEHRNFRPVVYHGVNLDQTVKQFMAFVQKDVPSRTGLPPPFRNHKYDW; this comes from the exons ATGCTGGGGCAGTTAAATAATTATCTTCAAATCAAAAAAGTCAAAACCAGCCCCGTGAACACCACTCTCCCCTTTCCAATAAAGGGATTAGTAG GTTATTCAGAATTAATTCCCATGTCAGGAGAAAGCTCAACAATCACCGTTCGTCTTGTTCGCTCTTTTGAACACCGGAACTTCAGACCTGTGGTGTACCATGGAGTTAACTTGGATCAGACAGTAAAACAGTTCATGGCTTTTGTGCAGAAGG atgTGCCTTCAAGAACAGGacttcctcctcctttcagaAATCACAAGTATG ACTGGTGA
- the DBI gene encoding acyl-CoA-binding protein yields MSEAAFQKAAEEVKKLKSQPTDQEMLDIYSHYKQATVGDVNTDRPGMLDFKGKAKWDAWNALKGTSKEDAMKAYIAKVEELKGKYGI; encoded by the exons ATGAGTGAG GCTGCGTTTCAGAAGGCCGCTGAGGAGGTGAAGAAGCTCAAGTCCCAACCCACGGACCAGGAGATGCTGGACATCTACAGCCACTACAAACAAGCCACGGTGGGCGACGTGAACACGG ACCGCCCTGGTATGCTGGACTTCAAAGGCAAAGCAAAGTGGGATGCCTGGAATGCATTGAAAG GAACATCCAAAGAAGATGCAATGAAAGCTTACATAGCAAAAGTGGAAGAACTAAAGGGCAAATATGGCATCTGA
- the TMEM37 gene encoding voltage-dependent calcium channel gamma-like subunit codes for MTAIGAQVPRLLAHRRLQKSFFETLIRSLIILCVAIAVVLSSISVCDGRWLFARGQLFGLWHFCTITNGSVLKCVTDLSLAKVEGLSVAVIPIRSMVSFAVVVAIFGLELLMVSQVCEDANARRKWSMGSVLILVSFLLSATGVLSFSILMKDHLTFTGFTLAYWCEFIAAFLFFLNGISGLHINSLTHPRNGVGKI; via the exons ATGACCGCCATCGGGGCGCAG GTGCCGAGGCTGCTGGCACATCGGAGACTGCAGAAATCCTTCTTTGAGACACTCATCCGGAGCCTGATCATCCTGTGTGTGGCCATAGCAGTGGTCTTGTCATCCATCTCTGTCTGTGATGGCCGCTGGCTCTTTGCAAGGGGTCAGCTCTTCGGACTGTGGCACTTCTGCACCATTACCAATGGCAGTGTCCTGAAATGTGTCACTGACCTCAGCCTGGCCAAGGTGGAAGGGCTGAGCGTGGCAGTGATTCCCATAAGAAGCATGGTTTCCTTTGCTGTTGTGGTTGCTATATTTGGCCTGGAGCTGCTGATGGTGTCCCAGGTCTGTGAGGATGCCAACGCCAGGCGGAAGTGGTCAATGGGCTCGGTTCTCATCCTTGTCTCCTTTCTGCTGTCAGCCACTGGGGTTCTGAGCTTCTCCATCCTCATGAAGGATCACCTTACCTTCACGGGCTTCACACTGGCATACTGGTGTGAGTTCATTGctgcctttctcttcttccttaaTGGGATCAGTGGACTTCACATCAACAGCCTCACACACCCCAGGAACGGGGTAGGCAAAATCTAG